A genomic segment from Geitlerinema sp. PCC 7407 encodes:
- a CDS encoding ABC transporter ATP-binding protein yields the protein MGEPIIELKGITKSFGQSLILDGVDLTIYRGEALAIIGPSGTGKSTILRIIAGLLAPDAGEVYVMGQRREGLAGDYEEPLGIGMVFQQAALFDSLTVDENVGFLLYQHSNLSAARIRQLVDHSLELVGLPGVGDRYPAQLSGGMRKRVSFARAIMSNPDDEGAPDLLLYDEPTAGLDPIASTVIEDLIRSLQAANDGCGTYIIVTHQDSTIRRTADRIVLLYQGKVQWEGTVNDIDTSDHPMVRQFFSGSIEGPIQVVGE from the coding sequence ATGGGGGAGCCCATCATTGAGCTAAAGGGAATCACCAAATCCTTTGGCCAAAGTCTCATCTTGGACGGAGTTGATCTCACCATCTATCGGGGTGAAGCTCTGGCCATCATTGGTCCCTCCGGTACTGGAAAGTCCACAATCTTGCGCATTATTGCAGGCCTGCTGGCCCCAGATGCTGGAGAAGTCTACGTCATGGGTCAGCGGCGCGAAGGTCTAGCGGGGGACTACGAAGAACCCCTAGGGATCGGCATGGTCTTTCAGCAGGCGGCCCTCTTTGACTCCTTGACCGTCGACGAAAACGTTGGCTTCTTGCTGTATCAGCACTCCAATCTGTCCGCAGCGCGGATTCGCCAACTCGTTGACCACAGCCTAGAGCTCGTCGGACTGCCGGGAGTGGGCGATCGCTACCCCGCCCAGCTCTCCGGCGGCATGCGCAAACGTGTTAGCTTTGCGCGGGCAATCATGTCCAATCCGGACGATGAAGGAGCCCCCGACCTGCTGCTTTACGACGAGCCCACCGCCGGCCTCGATCCCATTGCCTCCACCGTGATCGAAGACCTCATTCGCAGCCTCCAGGCCGCCAACGACGGCTGCGGCACCTACATCATCGTCACTCACCAAGACAGCACCATTCGGCGCACCGCCGATCGCATCGTGCTTCTGTACCAGGGTAAAGTGCAGTGGGAAGGCACCGTCAACGACATCGATACGTCCGATCATCCGATGGTGCGTCAGTTTTTCAGTGGCAGCATCGAGGGACCCATCCAAGTCGTAGGAGAATAA
- the yvcK gene encoding gluconeogenesis factor YvcK family protein → MAFSTLKQALHTLKRESRYRTPNRVNQWFKWLAPGLLVKRWLLVSAGGVLLASLGLATWVNLTPVHYLIELVAQVLGTIATLVPNYISGPVAIISGLMLIFWGQTRTLGSITEVLMPEGDEELVDVLLTHRRLNRGPKIVAIGGGTGLSTLLRGLKEYSANITAIVTVADDGGSSGRLRREIGVLPPGDIRNCLAALADEEKLLTELFQYRFRAGDGLVGHSFGNLFLTAMSEITGDLEQAISASSKVLAVRGQVLPATLSDVRLWATLADGRRIEGESSITEAKGTIRSIGCIPANPPALPRVLRAIREADYIIIGPGSLYTSVIPNLLVPEIAEAIAQRQVPSIYICNIMTQPGETQGYTVSDHIRAIDEACGGRRLFNAVLVQKKTPSAQALINYAQEGSYAVALDREKVINLGRRIVLANVMDEDEKTALVRHSPERLARVLLKWYSRVEGL, encoded by the coding sequence ATGGCATTTAGCACCTTAAAACAAGCCCTACACACCCTCAAGCGGGAGTCGCGCTATCGGACCCCCAACCGCGTCAACCAGTGGTTCAAATGGCTCGCCCCTGGTCTTTTGGTCAAACGATGGCTCTTGGTCAGTGCCGGCGGCGTTCTGCTCGCTAGCCTCGGGCTAGCCACCTGGGTCAATCTCACCCCCGTCCACTATCTGATCGAGCTGGTCGCACAGGTTTTAGGGACGATCGCCACCCTCGTCCCCAACTATATCAGCGGTCCTGTCGCCATCATTTCAGGACTCATGCTCATCTTTTGGGGGCAGACCCGGACCCTCGGCTCCATCACCGAAGTCCTCATGCCAGAAGGGGACGAAGAGCTGGTTGACGTCCTGCTGACCCATCGTCGCCTCAATCGCGGCCCCAAAATCGTCGCCATCGGAGGCGGCACCGGCCTCTCGACCCTGCTGCGAGGCCTCAAAGAATACAGCGCCAACATCACCGCCATCGTTACCGTCGCCGATGATGGCGGCTCCTCTGGCCGTCTGCGGCGAGAAATCGGCGTCCTGCCGCCCGGCGACATTCGCAACTGTCTAGCTGCCCTCGCCGATGAAGAGAAACTGCTCACCGAGCTGTTTCAGTACCGCTTTCGCGCCGGCGATGGCCTAGTCGGCCACAGCTTTGGCAACCTGTTCCTCACGGCCATGAGCGAGATCACCGGCGATCTGGAGCAAGCCATCAGCGCCAGCTCCAAAGTCCTCGCCGTGCGCGGCCAAGTTTTGCCCGCGACCCTGAGCGATGTGCGTCTATGGGCCACCCTGGCGGACGGACGCCGCATCGAAGGTGAATCCAGCATTACAGAGGCCAAAGGCACCATTCGCAGCATTGGCTGTATCCCCGCCAATCCTCCCGCCCTGCCTCGGGTCCTGCGCGCCATCCGCGAAGCGGACTACATCATCATTGGTCCCGGCAGCCTCTACACCAGCGTGATTCCAAACTTGCTGGTCCCAGAAATCGCAGAGGCGATCGCCCAGCGCCAGGTTCCCAGCATCTATATCTGCAACATCATGACCCAGCCCGGAGAAACCCAGGGCTACACCGTGAGCGACCACATCCGCGCCATTGATGAAGCCTGCGGCGGCCGTCGCCTCTTCAATGCGGTGCTCGTCCAAAAGAAAACGCCCTCCGCCCAGGCTTTGATCAACTATGCCCAAGAGGGCTCCTACGCCGTCGCCCTCGATCGCGAAAAAGTAATTAACTTAGGTCGGCGCATCGTTCTAGCCAACGTCATGGACGAGGACGAAAAAACAGCCCTCGTGCGCCACAGCCCAGAGCGTCTCGCTCGGGTCTTGCTGAAGTGGTACAGCCGCGTTGAAGGACTTTGA
- a CDS encoding bifunctional alanine racemase/tRNA (adenosine(37)-N6)-threonylcarbamoyltransferase complex ATPase subunit type 1 TsaE: MNQPNTATLYLPNAEATQSFGRSLGRSLPVGSILLLEGDLGSGKTTLVQGLGEGLGITEPLVSPTFTLIQEYLEGRLPLYHFDLYRLEPAEADALSIETYWEGFEVEPGIVAIEWPERLTYTPPAYLHIQIAPTEEGRQVQIRAVGGLSLEDFDLTPDALDLSASTPQP, translated from the coding sequence ATGAACCAACCCAACACTGCCACGCTGTATCTGCCAAATGCTGAGGCAACTCAAAGCTTCGGGCGCTCTCTCGGGCGATCGCTCCCCGTGGGCAGCATCCTGCTCCTCGAGGGAGACCTCGGCAGCGGCAAAACCACCCTCGTCCAGGGCCTCGGTGAAGGCCTCGGCATCACCGAACCCCTCGTCAGTCCGACCTTTACCCTCATCCAGGAGTATCTAGAGGGCCGCCTACCGCTGTATCACTTCGATCTGTACCGTCTCGAACCCGCCGAAGCGGATGCCCTCAGTATCGAAACCTACTGGGAAGGCTTCGAGGTAGAACCCGGCATCGTCGCCATCGAATGGCCCGAACGCCTCACCTACACGCCGCCCGCCTATCTACATATCCAGATCGCCCCCACCGAGGAGGGTCGCCAAGTGCAGATTCGGGCTGTCGGTGGGCTCTCTCTGGAGGATTTTGACCTTACGCCAGACGCGCTCGATCTCTCTGCAAGCACTCCTCAGCCATAG
- the cas12k gene encoding type V CRISPR-associated protein Cas12k (Type V-K CRISPR systems have also been known as with the large Cas12k protein, has also been known as type V-U5, and Cas12k as C2c5.): MPIITVECLLAASEETRQYVWSLMVQHAVLVRELLERAAQHPDFERWQSAGNLPAKAVERLAKESSNEEPPLLLEPRFSQLPDRFYKSAISTVQTTYKSWLALQHGRQQQRNRKQLWLDIVEDDLLTEYDESQLDSIIKKAHEILSQLLSEMKKEANETSEDKKVRRKKATKKKDKAQTDSEEMQEERKFISIYKLNKLYNSSTDAVTRRAIAHLVRNHSQVNEEEDPDKIPLEIEKTRIEIERLDQQLKSQLPKGRDPFGTQYQKNLEFATELPSKLSTSEEDVSEFIKWNAEEGQRRIAVMRLPKSLPYPISFGSNTDLRWFQETQERKTLKGKKTNKPRNQIIVRFQGLKNHSFKILCDRRQLPHFQQFVTDWKTYQELDRKGKADSEKCSASLFLLRSARLIWREDNRVPPKSLRKKKGKQKNNAVVASGKNVGSSSDNRKTEPWNTHRLYLQCSIDTRLLTAEGTEEVRQEEIGQIIKQLEGDSKDSRKKKAVTDNQELTAGQMADRKRKSSTLTRLNNKSAFSRPSKKPYQGQPDIVVGVSFSRHKPATAVVWDAKEDKILETQTVRQLLVDRKVQDKRGNQTIVQLKFQQYRLVGRHQRLRRNRLRRRNQERSRGMYQQSKSETNLGLYVDRLLAARIVELAIKWKAGSITLPKIENIRESVESEIRARAEKKFPGLKEAQDKYAKEFRISFHQWSYGRLDTAIRSKAARVGVLIETAWQPVSGDLQDKAKDLAQAAYYTRESAER, from the coding sequence ATGCCTATCATCACCGTTGAGTGCCTATTGGCTGCTAGCGAAGAGACTCGTCAATATGTATGGTCGCTTATGGTGCAGCATGCAGTCCTTGTAAGAGAGCTTTTGGAAAGAGCCGCTCAGCATCCAGATTTTGAAAGATGGCAGAGTGCTGGCAATTTACCAGCAAAAGCTGTAGAACGCCTTGCCAAAGAATCAAGTAATGAAGAACCTCCGTTGCTTTTAGAGCCACGCTTCAGCCAACTACCTGATCGATTTTATAAATCAGCGATTTCTACCGTCCAGACTACTTATAAATCATGGCTTGCCTTACAGCATGGACGGCAACAACAACGTAATAGAAAGCAGCTCTGGCTAGATATCGTAGAAGACGATTTGCTCACGGAATATGATGAATCTCAACTGGATTCAATCATAAAAAAGGCTCATGAAATTCTATCTCAACTTTTGTCCGAGATGAAAAAGGAAGCCAATGAAACGTCGGAAGATAAAAAAGTTAGGAGGAAAAAAGCCACAAAAAAGAAAGATAAGGCTCAAACAGATTCAGAAGAAATGCAAGAAGAAAGAAAATTTATATCAATATACAAGCTGAATAAACTGTATAACTCTTCAACGGATGCTGTGACACGACGTGCCATTGCCCATCTGGTCAGAAATCATTCTCAAGTGAATGAAGAGGAAGATCCAGATAAGATTCCTTTAGAGATTGAGAAAACCAGAATTGAAATTGAGCGTTTGGATCAACAACTGAAGAGCCAATTGCCAAAGGGGCGAGATCCTTTTGGAACGCAGTACCAGAAGAATTTAGAGTTTGCTACTGAATTGCCAAGCAAACTTTCAACTTCTGAAGAGGATGTCTCAGAATTCATTAAATGGAATGCGGAAGAAGGGCAAAGACGAATTGCTGTTATGAGATTGCCAAAATCTTTACCCTACCCAATTAGTTTTGGTAGCAATACCGATCTTCGATGGTTCCAAGAGACACAGGAGCGTAAAACCCTCAAGGGTAAGAAAACAAACAAACCAAGAAACCAAATCATTGTCCGTTTTCAGGGATTGAAAAACCATAGCTTTAAGATCCTGTGCGATCGCCGTCAGTTACCACATTTTCAACAGTTTGTAACTGACTGGAAAACGTACCAAGAGTTGGACAGGAAAGGAAAAGCTGACTCAGAGAAGTGCTCTGCCAGTCTATTTTTACTCCGGTCTGCTCGTTTGATATGGAGGGAGGACAATCGGGTTCCACCCAAAAGCCTTCGCAAGAAGAAAGGGAAACAGAAAAATAACGCGGTAGTGGCATCGGGCAAGAATGTTGGCAGTTCTTCAGACAACCGAAAAACTGAACCTTGGAATACTCATCGGTTGTATCTTCAATGCTCGATCGATACTCGCTTGCTTACTGCAGAAGGAACTGAGGAGGTACGGCAGGAAGAGATTGGTCAGATCATTAAACAGTTGGAGGGCGATTCAAAGGATTCCAGAAAGAAGAAAGCGGTTACTGACAATCAGGAACTAACTGCTGGGCAAATGGCAGACAGGAAAAGGAAATCATCTACACTGACTCGACTTAATAATAAATCTGCTTTTTCACGCCCTAGCAAAAAACCTTATCAAGGACAGCCTGACATCGTGGTTGGGGTAAGTTTTAGCCGACACAAGCCTGCTACTGCTGTAGTGTGGGATGCAAAGGAGGACAAAATTCTAGAAACTCAAACTGTGCGTCAATTACTGGTTGACCGGAAGGTACAGGATAAAAGAGGAAATCAGACTATTGTTCAATTAAAGTTTCAACAGTATAGGTTGGTTGGTCGTCATCAACGATTGCGTCGAAATAGATTGCGCCGTCGTAATCAAGAGCGAAGTCGAGGTATGTACCAGCAATCCAAATCAGAAACAAATCTGGGTCTGTATGTGGACAGACTTTTGGCAGCTAGAATTGTCGAGCTAGCAATCAAATGGAAAGCTGGCAGTATTACTCTACCAAAGATCGAAAACATTCGTGAAAGTGTTGAAAGTGAAATAAGAGCAAGAGCTGAAAAGAAATTTCCTGGTTTGAAGGAAGCCCAGGATAAGTATGCTAAAGAGTTTCGGATCAGTTTTCATCAATGGAGTTACGGTCGGCTTGATACCGCCATTCGCTCTAAAGCAGCCCGTGTTGGAGTTTTGATTGAGACAGCATGGCAACCGGTGTCTGGAGATTTACAGGACAAGGCAAAAGACCTTGCCCAAGCTGCCTACTACACCCGAGAGTCTGCCGAAAGGTAG
- a CDS encoding DUF262 domain-containing protein — translation MNTPISAFDLSKEALPDLLLKIQQGFIQLPDLQRSFCWHDDLVIDLLASVSQGWPIGGILLQEVCNGSWKVCSRLVEGVQLEQVPIPTELILDGQQRCTTLFMCLFSNRPVRVQSRRNGKMSDRWYYVDIQKALDPDVEREQSILGFNNRRIRPGFAGHPAINCSSPEQEYELGLFPLAQVFSYAAWRQGYSKYWQYDPVKLELLDRFEREVIKRFEHFQVPVIRLKPGLPKTAICRVFEKVNTQSEQLNFFDLATACFASQDFSLRDDWAKREDRLKQHRVLQTVKETDYIACVALVATYHQRQQAIAAGNPTQQLPAVACSREEVLDLSLADYQKYADQVVAGYEEAARFLYGQKIQTAENLPYQIQLVALAAILAVVGYPQDRVRAKLEQWFWCGSCAALYTSWHERRASRDMVEVPIWLNGGGELPNTVQMAHLQAERLLLVRRRHGAVYKAINALLRKNGAIDFAAGEALAEINLFNDPIDSHHIFPVAYCKKQGIDKDRYNSLVNLTPLSRLSNQKIGGKAPSQYLRVLEAEGISRRRMDEILRSHLIEPETLRADDFESFLSKRAYALMDLVNRAMGKTSTGGLMEIAANPTSKRASA, via the coding sequence ATGAACACACCTATTTCAGCGTTTGATTTATCCAAGGAAGCCTTGCCAGATCTGTTGCTGAAGATTCAACAGGGCTTTATTCAACTTCCTGATCTTCAGCGCAGTTTCTGTTGGCACGATGACCTGGTGATTGATCTCCTTGCAAGCGTCAGTCAAGGGTGGCCGATCGGTGGCATCTTGTTGCAAGAAGTGTGCAATGGTTCCTGGAAGGTTTGTTCTCGGCTGGTTGAAGGAGTGCAGTTGGAACAAGTTCCAATTCCTACCGAACTAATTCTGGATGGGCAGCAGCGGTGTACCACGCTCTTTATGTGTTTGTTCTCTAATCGCCCTGTACGAGTGCAGAGCCGACGGAATGGCAAAATGAGCGATCGCTGGTATTACGTTGACATCCAGAAAGCCCTCGACCCTGATGTTGAGCGGGAACAGTCGATTCTGGGTTTCAATAACCGTCGGATTCGTCCTGGCTTTGCAGGACATCCTGCCATCAACTGTTCCTCTCCAGAGCAAGAATACGAACTGGGATTGTTTCCCCTGGCTCAAGTGTTTAGCTATGCTGCCTGGCGGCAGGGGTATTCCAAATACTGGCAGTACGATCCCGTCAAACTAGAACTTTTAGATCGATTTGAGCGAGAGGTGATCAAGCGATTTGAGCATTTTCAGGTGCCAGTGATTCGCCTCAAGCCAGGACTGCCAAAAACCGCAATCTGCCGCGTGTTTGAAAAGGTCAACACTCAATCAGAGCAGCTCAACTTCTTTGATTTGGCAACCGCTTGTTTTGCCAGTCAGGACTTTTCGCTCCGAGATGACTGGGCAAAGCGGGAGGACCGCCTCAAGCAGCATCGGGTCTTACAGACCGTAAAAGAGACTGATTACATTGCTTGTGTGGCGCTGGTCGCTACTTATCATCAACGCCAACAGGCGATCGCAGCAGGCAACCCTACCCAACAACTACCCGCAGTCGCTTGTAGCCGAGAGGAAGTGTTGGATCTGTCGCTGGCAGACTATCAGAAGTACGCTGATCAAGTCGTTGCAGGCTACGAGGAAGCAGCACGATTTTTGTATGGGCAAAAAATCCAAACGGCTGAGAATTTGCCATACCAAATTCAGTTGGTTGCTCTTGCGGCAATCTTGGCGGTTGTAGGTTATCCGCAGGATCGGGTGCGGGCGAAGCTGGAGCAGTGGTTCTGGTGCGGAAGCTGTGCGGCTCTATATACCTCCTGGCATGAACGCCGTGCCTCACGGGATATGGTAGAAGTTCCTATCTGGTTAAATGGGGGTGGAGAACTACCAAACACGGTTCAAATGGCACATTTGCAGGCTGAACGGCTCTTGCTTGTGCGGCGGCGGCATGGAGCAGTTTATAAAGCTATCAATGCTTTGCTACGGAAAAATGGGGCGATCGATTTTGCCGCTGGTGAGGCATTAGCCGAGATTAATCTGTTCAACGACCCAATCGACAGCCACCACATTTTTCCTGTGGCGTACTGCAAGAAGCAGGGGATTGATAAAGACCGGTACAACAGCCTGGTGAACCTGACACCCCTGTCCCGATTATCAAATCAGAAAATTGGTGGAAAGGCTCCAAGCCAGTACTTGCGGGTATTAGAAGCAGAAGGAATCAGTCGGCGACGGATGGACGAAATCCTCAGATCTCACTTGATTGAACCAGAAACTCTGAGAGCAGACGACTTTGAATCCTTCTTGAGCAAACGTGCCTACGCTTTGATGGATTTGGTGAATCGTGCAATGGGCAAGACATCAACAGGTGGGCTGATGGAAATTGCTGCCAACCCAACTTCCAAACGGGCAAGTGCTTGA
- a CDS encoding DNA sulfur modification protein DndB: MELVLRAVPVHRGLLSEHQSYVASLLFGDIARLLDVGCLYVPNDPELPDFAQRKPNPVRVKTIAQYILETYEDGSTFFPAICLNVQPRPIYRDGSIVLPYHSVSLRLTDGQHRCFGIRQALKNVEDDPIKEAALAQLELGALIYAGLPLEQERQAFRDQNLLVQRPSVSLAHTFDQRSPLVLIAKKLLERVPQFHNNVEMVENGLGKHNPKLMTFSTLVTATQHMFPNLKSKKDLEARADWAMTFWAAVGCTLPDDPWKVVSKKERDRQRQETLTVTAVVIQALGLVARDLYVEGVPDENLMKRLSRLREINWHREDPFWRERGVTQVGAKGDPIIQNTRTTVDACHRVLREFVGVVPTACVV; encoded by the coding sequence ATGGAGCTTGTCCTCCGGGCTGTACCTGTGCATCGTGGGTTGTTGAGTGAACATCAGAGCTATGTTGCTAGTTTGCTATTTGGTGACATTGCCCGATTATTAGACGTCGGCTGCCTCTACGTTCCAAATGATCCAGAATTACCAGACTTTGCCCAACGCAAACCCAATCCAGTCAGGGTAAAGACGATCGCCCAGTATATCCTGGAAACCTATGAAGATGGCAGTACCTTCTTCCCAGCCATCTGTCTTAACGTCCAACCGCGACCGATCTATCGGGATGGTAGCATCGTGCTGCCCTATCATTCCGTAAGCTTGCGACTGACCGATGGGCAACACCGTTGTTTTGGAATTCGTCAGGCGCTCAAAAATGTAGAAGATGATCCAATCAAGGAGGCTGCTCTGGCTCAGTTAGAGTTGGGAGCTTTGATCTACGCTGGGTTACCTCTGGAACAAGAGCGACAAGCATTCCGGGATCAAAACCTGCTGGTTCAGCGTCCGAGCGTATCTTTGGCTCACACTTTTGATCAGCGATCGCCATTGGTGCTGATTGCGAAAAAGCTGTTGGAGCGGGTGCCACAGTTTCATAACAATGTGGAAATGGTTGAAAACGGGCTTGGGAAGCACAATCCTAAACTGATGACGTTTTCAACTTTGGTTACTGCCACCCAACATATGTTTCCAAATCTGAAGTCAAAGAAGGATTTGGAAGCTCGTGCTGATTGGGCTATGACATTTTGGGCGGCCGTTGGTTGCACGCTACCAGACGATCCCTGGAAGGTGGTTAGTAAGAAGGAGCGCGATCGCCAAAGACAGGAGACTTTAACAGTGACAGCCGTTGTGATCCAGGCTCTGGGGCTAGTGGCACGCGATTTGTATGTAGAGGGGGTTCCTGATGAGAACTTGATGAAGCGATTGTCCAGGCTACGGGAGATCAACTGGCATCGGGAAGACCCCTTCTGGCGAGAACGGGGGGTAACGCAAGTCGGAGCTAAAGGTGACCCCATCATTCAAAACACACGGACCACTGTAGATGCTTGTCATAGGGTATTACGCGAGTTCGTAGGGGTCGTTCCCACTGCTTGTGTTGTCTGA
- a CDS encoding UvrD-helicase domain-containing protein — protein MISFEAYKNLIRETLNRDLEGNSAQHDGVGHESNDVLMLVAGPGSGKTTVLVLRALRHVLVDDILPEHILITTFTKKAAKELRTRWLDWGNAFLNALSANPHFQERIHQLDLNRCRIDTLDSIAQQALTENRLPGELAPVVAEGATSKLLLKRFSFRSVYDMHQNELDELFSRYTFEGDPPRNRGEALSVAKTLCERLVQDLVNLQSFSGDSSAHQYIVDILTAYQTRLRETNLFDFAFLELELLQRLRNVTLCEWSSDIQALLIDEYQDTNPLQEAIYFEIISASAPVVTMVGDDDQSMYRFRGGSVELFTQFGERCSDATGRQTRRIDMVANYRSFDEIVDFYNRHITGDPNFNSARISPPKPEVISQRGSGGMPVLGLFRANPNDLAVSLASWLSQLFTERSLTISRGEERYELNVTPEGDLGDCVLLAHSVEEAKYKYNRQQRIGETETRFAGLFRDGMLDEGLQIFNPRGRALRTITSVQQILGLLLLCLDPDGDLVDQVFPTNEARFFLNEWKNRANTLIAQNPYPSDNGGLGNFVQTWQRVSRGNINPDFPPDWPVLELIFKLIAWMPSFQNDPEHQVWLEAITRTVSSAGIASPYGMKILQNGSHCRLSRQSFIRDALLPIAEDEVDVDEDIMPSVPRNYLQLMTIHQSKGLEFPLVIVDVGSHFTRNHHKQAFRRFPQNSSNVVVMEDDVEAHLASPLRGGRDPLDRSFDDLVRLYYVAYSRPQSVLILVGCESCLTYGRGAQFSGSIPNVALGWNRDGTWPWRQPFAGRRRPIQVEPPLLLI, from the coding sequence GTGATTTCCTTCGAAGCCTACAAAAATCTTATTCGTGAAACCCTTAATCGTGACCTAGAGGGAAACTCAGCACAACATGACGGAGTCGGTCATGAAAGCAACGATGTTCTTATGCTTGTGGCTGGACCAGGATCTGGTAAAACAACGGTTCTAGTACTACGTGCATTGCGCCATGTTTTAGTGGATGACATTCTGCCAGAACATATACTTATTACGACATTCACTAAAAAAGCAGCGAAAGAGCTTCGAACTCGCTGGCTTGACTGGGGTAATGCCTTCCTAAACGCTTTGTCAGCTAATCCTCATTTTCAAGAGCGCATTCATCAGCTTGATCTCAACCGATGTCGGATTGACACCTTAGATAGCATTGCACAACAAGCTTTAACAGAAAATCGCCTTCCTGGAGAGCTTGCACCAGTTGTTGCGGAAGGGGCCACTTCAAAGCTTCTACTTAAGCGGTTCTCCTTTAGATCCGTTTATGATATGCATCAGAATGAGTTAGATGAACTTTTCTCTCGGTACACTTTTGAAGGAGATCCACCTCGTAACCGTGGTGAAGCCTTATCTGTTGCAAAAACTTTGTGTGAGCGCCTTGTACAAGATCTGGTGAATCTACAAAGTTTTAGTGGTGACAGTTCTGCTCATCAATATATAGTTGATATTCTCACAGCATATCAAACTCGTCTTCGAGAAACGAACTTATTTGATTTTGCCTTCTTAGAACTTGAGCTTTTACAAAGGCTGAGAAATGTAACCTTATGTGAATGGAGTAGTGATATCCAAGCTCTTCTGATAGACGAGTATCAAGACACCAACCCTTTACAAGAAGCAATTTACTTTGAAATTATCTCAGCTTCAGCTCCTGTGGTCACGATGGTTGGTGATGACGACCAGTCAATGTATAGATTTCGCGGCGGTTCTGTTGAACTCTTTACGCAGTTTGGAGAAAGATGTAGTGATGCAACAGGTCGGCAGACGAGACGAATTGACATGGTTGCTAACTACCGCTCATTTGATGAGATAGTCGATTTCTACAACAGACATATCACTGGGGATCCAAATTTCAATTCTGCAAGAATTTCGCCTCCTAAACCAGAAGTTATTTCTCAAAGAGGTTCAGGAGGAATGCCAGTTCTTGGATTATTTCGGGCAAATCCAAACGACCTAGCAGTATCATTAGCATCTTGGTTAAGCCAGTTATTCACTGAGCGTAGTCTTACCATAAGCAGAGGCGAAGAAAGGTATGAACTGAATGTAACTCCTGAAGGGGATTTGGGTGACTGTGTCCTACTAGCTCATAGCGTTGAAGAAGCAAAGTACAAGTACAACAGACAACAAAGAATTGGTGAAACTGAAACTAGATTTGCTGGTCTTTTTAGAGATGGGATGCTAGATGAGGGTCTCCAAATTTTTAACCCTCGTGGTAGAGCACTTAGAACTATTACAAGTGTTCAGCAAATTTTAGGACTTCTCCTCCTTTGTCTTGACCCAGATGGAGATTTGGTAGACCAAGTATTTCCAACAAATGAGGCTCGTTTCTTCTTAAATGAATGGAAAAATAGAGCTAACACGTTGATTGCTCAAAATCCGTATCCTTCAGATAACGGCGGTCTTGGCAATTTTGTGCAGACGTGGCAGCGCGTATCCCGTGGAAATATAAATCCTGATTTCCCTCCCGACTGGCCAGTATTGGAGTTGATATTCAAGCTAATCGCATGGATGCCTAGTTTTCAAAATGACCCTGAGCATCAAGTTTGGCTTGAAGCAATTACAAGAACAGTATCGAGTGCTGGAATAGCCTCGCCTTACGGAATGAAAATCCTGCAAAATGGCTCGCACTGTCGATTGAGCCGCCAGAGTTTTATTCGAGATGCCCTCCTGCCAATTGCTGAAGATGAGGTAGATGTCGATGAAGATATTATGCCTAGTGTTCCGCGTAACTACCTCCAATTAATGACTATTCACCAATCAAAAGGATTAGAATTTCCACTGGTAATTGTTGATGTAGGAAGTCACTTCACTCGAAATCATCATAAACAGGCATTCCGCAGATTTCCACAAAACTCATCTAATGTTGTAGTTATGGAGGATGATGTTGAAGCTCACTTAGCCTCTCCCCTAAGAGGAGGAAGGGATCCCCTTGATCGGTCGTTTGATGATTTAGTGCGCCTTTACTATGTTGCTTATAGCCGTCCTCAGTCTGTGCTTATTTTGGTTGGCTGTGAGTCGTGTTTAACCTATGGTCGAGGCGCACAGTTTAGTGGTTCGATCCCAAATGTAGCACTAGGCTGGAATCGCGATGGAACCTGGCCGTGGCGACAACCTTTTGCAGGGCGTAGACGCCCTATACAAGTTGAGCCTCCATTACTTTTGATTTGA